In the Methylomonas rhizoryzae genome, one interval contains:
- a CDS encoding Maf family protein: MKPQLILASASPRRSELLRQIGIRHLVKAADIDETPLPGETPLAYVERVAGEKSAAGMAATCEDLPVLAADTSVVLDGEILGKPQNPADAVRMLGLLSGRRHQVFSAVSLRGDSHWQAVNVSEVKFRPISPDEIQAYWQSGEPLDKAGAYAIQGLGSIFVESISGSFSGVMGLPLFETAQLLARQGIKVIA; encoded by the coding sequence ATGAAACCGCAACTGATTTTGGCCTCCGCCTCGCCTCGCCGTAGCGAACTACTCAGGCAAATCGGCATTCGCCACCTAGTTAAAGCCGCAGACATCGACGAAACCCCGCTGCCGGGAGAAACGCCGCTAGCCTACGTCGAGCGTGTCGCCGGGGAAAAATCCGCCGCCGGAATGGCCGCTACCTGCGAGGATTTACCCGTGCTGGCCGCCGACACCAGCGTGGTACTGGACGGCGAAATTCTCGGCAAACCGCAAAACCCGGCCGATGCGGTTAGAATGCTGGGTTTGTTATCGGGGCGTCGCCACCAAGTATTTAGCGCGGTGTCCTTGCGGGGCGACAGCCACTGGCAAGCCGTAAACGTCAGCGAAGTCAAATTCCGCCCTATCAGCCCGGACGAAATTCAAGCCTATTGGCAAAGCGGCGAACCGCTGGACAAAGCCGGCGCCTATGCGATTCAGGGCTTGGGCAGCATATTTGTGGAATCGATTAGCGGCAGTTTTTCCGGGGTCATGGGCCTGCCGTTGTTCGAAACCGCGCAACTATTAGCCAGACAAGGGATTAAAGTGATTGCATGA
- the rng gene encoding ribonuclease G — protein sequence MSEEILINVTPPETRVAVIENGVLQELIIERVRQKGLVGNIYKGEVCRVLPGMQAAFVDIGLDKAAFLHLSDFNAQELAEGSDNIEHYLKEGQKIVVQVTKDPLGNKGARLTTDISIPSRYQVYMPYAANSGVSQRIECEDERIRLRNCIESYLQKHTIPGGFIARTAAECVEEAILFSDMTFLFKLWESILDKGKKAKVKTLIHEDLPLSVRTLRDLYKEGVEKVRVDSKETFLRMVEFAETFLPEVVPVIEHYSGERPVFDIYNVEDEISKALDRKVKLKSGGHLVFDQTESMTTVDVNTGGYVGGRNLEETIFKTNLEAAQTISRQLRLRNLGGIIIIDFIDMQSEEHKKQVLYALQRNLDKDHAKTKITEVSALGLVEMTRKRTRESLEHILCEPCSTCGGRGVLKTAESICLEIFREIIRVVRQYNVQQILVLASEQVVEMLLDEEADMLAELEVFLKVGIKLRAETEYNQEHYDVVLL from the coding sequence ATGAGCGAGGAAATATTAATCAACGTCACGCCGCCGGAAACCCGGGTGGCGGTGATAGAGAACGGGGTACTGCAAGAACTGATTATCGAGCGGGTGCGGCAAAAGGGCCTGGTCGGCAATATTTACAAAGGCGAAGTGTGCCGGGTTTTACCGGGCATGCAGGCGGCATTTGTCGACATCGGCCTGGACAAGGCGGCGTTCTTGCATTTGTCGGATTTCAACGCCCAGGAATTGGCCGAAGGCTCCGACAATATCGAGCACTATCTTAAAGAAGGCCAGAAGATCGTAGTTCAGGTCACCAAAGATCCTTTAGGCAACAAAGGCGCCAGGCTGACCACCGACATCTCTATTCCGTCGCGCTATCAGGTCTACATGCCTTACGCGGCCAATTCCGGGGTTTCCCAGCGCATAGAGTGCGAAGACGAACGCATCAGGCTGCGCAACTGCATAGAAAGTTATTTGCAAAAACATACGATTCCGGGCGGTTTTATCGCCCGTACCGCCGCCGAATGCGTCGAAGAAGCCATTTTGTTTTCCGACATGACCTTCTTGTTCAAGCTGTGGGAATCCATTCTGGACAAGGGCAAAAAAGCCAAAGTCAAAACCTTGATACACGAAGATTTACCGCTGAGCGTCAGGACCTTGCGGGATTTGTATAAAGAAGGCGTCGAAAAGGTGCGGGTGGACTCCAAAGAAACGTTTTTGCGCATGGTGGAATTCGCCGAAACCTTTCTGCCGGAAGTGGTGCCGGTGATCGAGCATTATTCCGGCGAGCGGCCGGTGTTCGACATTTACAACGTCGAAGACGAAATCAGCAAGGCCCTGGACCGCAAGGTCAAGCTGAAATCCGGCGGCCATTTGGTATTCGACCAAACCGAGTCGATGACCACGGTGGACGTCAACACCGGCGGCTACGTCGGCGGCCGCAATCTGGAAGAAACCATTTTCAAAACCAACCTGGAAGCGGCTCAAACCATATCCCGGCAGCTACGGTTGCGCAATCTGGGCGGCATCATCATCATCGATTTCATCGACATGCAGAGCGAGGAACACAAAAAACAAGTGTTGTACGCTTTGCAGCGCAACTTGGACAAAGACCACGCCAAAACCAAAATCACCGAGGTTTCCGCGCTGGGCTTGGTGGAAATGACCCGCAAACGCACCCGCGAAAGCCTGGAACACATATTATGCGAACCTTGCTCCACCTGCGGCGGGCGCGGGGTGCTGAAAACCGCCGAATCGATCTGTCTGGAAATATTCAGAGAAATCATCCGCGTGGTCAGACAGTACAACGTGCAGCAGATTCTGGTGCTGGCATCCGAACAAGTGGTGGAAATGCTGCTGGACGAAGAAGCCGACATGCTGGCCGAGCTGGAAGTATTTCTTAAAGTCGGCATCAAGTTGCGCGCCGAAACCGAATACAATCAAGAGCATTACGACGTCGTTCTGCTGTAG
- a CDS encoding YhdP family protein, giving the protein MFAHLTRAARLALFWLLISAAVLISLARWLLADIGDYRGQLERQIRDTTGLPIRFGHLSAGMRGLNPEIVFGDINIDADRADAHTDIRLREIRAGIDFSELLLTWNWAAAGRITLVGADIAVLRQQDGSLALKGLQAGDEPPLWLLQGGRYEILDSRMTWQDLLHDSPPLPVEHIDLVFKNHHFDRSHELHLLARLPEQFGESVRISARFDDKAVESGSFTGEIYIEAVDLQANALTSAELPMDLHCYSGAGDLRVWSAWRDSAPYRIAGYLQAQQIKVGKKDSKPVVMDTLDGNFSWSHQNGRWRLAAYDLNIFANKQRWPHGEFYLQQNQQGDLSVSITQLDLPAAMLLAPLLTPAKPDYADWLKLNPRGRLNDVRVFVGSDGQQFAANGRFTGLGNDRHGELPGLSNLDGNIELTDRSGHLALSGSDITVDAANWFRQNLSVTSLHGRIAWRHDTDRWLIGSENLLLASPDFHTESTFQFSKFDEAGKAPHLRLRTSFADFADIGRVKTYLPAKIMDQDAVAWLDDAFVAGRVSRGELIVNGDLDRFPFADGNGRFETAFVIEHGDIQFNELWPHLQDVYADVQFLGPDLQVAIASGHSENVTIHQALITIPQVADSDHVYVWGALQARIMDSLSFLHHSPLKSDVAPVAGILQAEGDTEISLQLQIPYDVNAPVGVNVDASLQDAQLTVKPVGLKVDGVSGVLNFTADSISSTRIDARTLGQPIRAKLSSDAAATYLSVQGAASVERVQKQFSYLKTSAVTGNVNYDLKLTLPGAEAQAAQLLIDSDLKGVAVDGLLLEKAAADSKPLNLEFTLDDAPLMPLSIAYGNDWHASLLIDKKRESLHSAHLLFGQGRSAPFQEAGIKLEVRQPRFDLSQALAAFGKQSGQTGLPALKSLALDTAQLLWHERELGPFHFQAQHQDRHWRGKIQGAMADGEFDVPDQNGGDNRIVLEMNQLNLSALEKFDLGEAGDPTQELPLIDIDSRRLLWRGIDLGSLRLRTERRNNGIHFKKIQLQDQQNTLEVSADWLKQANGTVTLVQGSLDSDAFGPFLSRLNFSDDIKETKAHLEFKGGWRGAPHQFSLARLNGQLQLNMKDGRISSIEPGFGRLLGLIAVEQWVKRLSLDFSDVYRQGLAFDEIKGHIKIKDGLAFTDDLQVDAVAAKFQLAGFANLVDKTLDQRVAVVPKSSDAVPIAGTIVSGIAGLITQAVTDDYKEGYFFGSQYQLSGTWGNIEVTPLHDQDGLLKKTWRGLTDFGWLDFSSE; this is encoded by the coding sequence GTGTTCGCCCATTTAACCCGCGCCGCCCGCCTTGCCTTGTTTTGGCTGCTGATCAGTGCAGCCGTGTTAATCAGCCTTGCTCGCTGGCTACTGGCCGACATCGGCGATTACCGCGGTCAGTTGGAACGGCAAATCCGCGACACCACCGGCCTGCCGATACGCTTCGGCCACCTCAGCGCCGGCATGCGCGGCCTCAACCCGGAAATCGTGTTCGGCGACATCAACATAGACGCCGACCGGGCGGATGCGCATACCGACATTCGCTTGCGGGAGATCCGCGCCGGCATCGATTTTTCCGAGCTGTTACTGACCTGGAATTGGGCTGCCGCGGGCCGCATTACCCTGGTCGGCGCCGACATCGCCGTGCTGCGCCAACAAGACGGCAGCCTTGCGCTCAAAGGCTTGCAGGCCGGCGACGAACCGCCGCTGTGGCTGCTGCAGGGCGGCAGATACGAGATCCTGGACAGCCGCATGACCTGGCAGGACCTGCTGCACGATAGCCCGCCGCTGCCGGTGGAGCACATCGATTTGGTGTTCAAAAACCATCATTTCGATCGAAGCCACGAACTGCACCTGCTGGCCCGCTTGCCGGAACAATTCGGCGAAAGTGTGCGGATTTCCGCCCGCTTCGACGACAAGGCCGTGGAATCCGGCAGCTTCACCGGCGAGATTTATATCGAAGCCGTCGATTTACAAGCCAACGCGCTCACAAGCGCCGAACTGCCGATGGATTTGCATTGTTATAGCGGCGCCGGCGACCTGAGAGTTTGGAGCGCTTGGCGCGACTCCGCCCCGTACCGAATCGCCGGCTACCTGCAAGCACAGCAAATCAAGGTCGGCAAGAAAGACAGCAAACCGGTCGTCATGGACACCCTGGACGGCAACTTCAGCTGGAGCCACCAAAACGGACGCTGGCGCCTAGCCGCTTACGACCTCAACATTTTCGCCAATAAGCAGCGTTGGCCGCACGGCGAGTTCTATCTGCAACAAAATCAACAAGGCGATTTGTCCGTCAGCATTACCCAACTCGACCTGCCGGCCGCCATGTTACTGGCGCCGCTGCTGACCCCGGCAAAGCCCGATTACGCCGATTGGTTGAAACTGAATCCGCGCGGACGTTTGAACGATGTCCGGGTATTCGTCGGCAGCGATGGCCAACAATTCGCGGCTAACGGCCGCTTTACCGGCTTGGGTAACGACCGCCACGGCGAGCTGCCGGGGCTGAGCAACCTCGACGGCAACATAGAATTGACCGACCGGAGCGGCCACCTGGCGTTGTCCGGCAGCGACATTACCGTAGACGCGGCCAACTGGTTTCGGCAAAACCTATCGGTAACCAGCCTGCACGGGCGAATCGCTTGGCGGCACGACACCGACCGATGGTTGATCGGCAGCGAAAACCTGCTGCTAGCCAGCCCCGACTTTCATACCGAAAGCACGTTTCAATTCAGTAAGTTCGATGAAGCCGGCAAAGCACCGCATTTACGTCTGCGCACTTCTTTCGCCGATTTTGCCGACATCGGCCGGGTCAAAACCTATTTACCCGCCAAAATCATGGATCAAGACGCCGTCGCCTGGCTGGACGATGCCTTTGTCGCCGGCCGGGTAAGCCGCGGCGAACTGATTGTCAACGGCGATTTGGACCGTTTTCCGTTCGCCGACGGCAACGGCCGGTTCGAAACCGCGTTCGTCATCGAACACGGCGACATCCAATTCAACGAACTATGGCCGCATTTGCAAGACGTATACGCCGACGTGCAATTTCTCGGCCCGGATTTACAGGTCGCCATCGCATCGGGGCATAGCGAAAACGTCACCATCCACCAGGCGCTGATCACCATTCCGCAGGTGGCCGACAGCGATCACGTCTACGTCTGGGGCGCGCTGCAAGCCAGGATCATGGATAGTCTTAGTTTTCTGCACCATTCGCCGCTGAAAAGCGACGTGGCGCCGGTAGCCGGCATACTGCAAGCGGAAGGCGACACCGAAATCAGCCTACAGCTGCAAATTCCCTACGACGTAAATGCCCCGGTCGGGGTAAACGTCGACGCAAGCTTGCAAGACGCCCAGCTGACCGTCAAACCGGTCGGGCTGAAAGTCGACGGGGTTAGCGGCGTGTTGAATTTCACCGCCGACAGCATATCCAGCACCCGCATCGACGCACGCACACTGGGCCAACCCATCCGCGCCAAACTAAGCAGCGACGCGGCGGCGACTTATCTGAGCGTACAGGGCGCGGCCTCGGTCGAGCGCGTGCAAAAGCAATTCAGCTACTTAAAAACCTCCGCCGTGACCGGCAATGTTAATTACGATTTGAAACTGACGCTGCCCGGCGCCGAGGCACAAGCCGCCCAATTGCTGATAGACAGCGATCTCAAAGGCGTGGCGGTCGACGGCCTGCTGTTGGAAAAAGCCGCCGCCGACTCCAAACCGCTGAACTTGGAATTCACACTAGACGACGCGCCGCTGATGCCGTTAAGCATCGCATACGGCAACGATTGGCATGCCAGTTTGCTGATCGACAAAAAACGCGAAAGCCTGCATTCGGCCCATCTGTTGTTCGGACAGGGCCGCAGTGCGCCGTTTCAGGAAGCCGGCATTAAACTGGAGGTGCGCCAACCACGCTTCGATTTGTCGCAGGCTTTGGCCGCCTTCGGCAAACAAAGCGGTCAGACCGGCCTGCCGGCGCTTAAGTCGCTAGCGTTGGACACCGCGCAATTACTGTGGCACGAACGAGAACTAGGCCCGTTCCATTTTCAAGCGCAGCACCAAGACCGGCATTGGCGCGGCAAGATACAAGGCGCCATGGCCGACGGCGAGTTCGACGTGCCGGACCAAAACGGCGGCGACAACCGCATCGTTCTGGAAATGAACCAGCTCAACCTGTCCGCGCTGGAAAAATTCGACCTTGGCGAAGCCGGCGATCCCACACAGGAACTGCCTTTGATCGACATCGACAGTCGCCGGCTGTTGTGGCGCGGCATCGATTTAGGCAGCTTGCGCTTGCGCACCGAACGCCGCAACAACGGCATTCACTTTAAAAAAATTCAATTGCAAGACCAGCAAAACACCCTGGAAGTCTCGGCCGATTGGCTGAAGCAAGCCAACGGCACCGTCACCTTGGTACAAGGCAGCTTGGATTCCGACGCATTCGGGCCGTTTTTGTCGCGCCTGAACTTTAGCGACGACATCAAAGAAACCAAAGCGCATTTGGAATTCAAAGGCGGCTGGCGCGGCGCTCCGCACCAATTCTCGCTCGCCAGACTAAACGGTCAACTGCAGCTGAACATGAAAGACGGGCGAATTTCCAGCATAGAGCCGGGCTTCGGCCGTTTGCTGGGCTTGATTGCCGTCGAGCAGTGGGTCAAGCGCTTGAGTCTGGATTTCAGCGACGTCTACCGGCAGGGCTTGGCCTTCGACGAAATCAAAGGCCACATCAAAATCAAAGACGGCTTGGCGTTCACCGACGATTTGCAGGTAGACGCGGTAGCGGCTAAATTTCAGCTGGCCGGCTTCGCCAACCTAGTCGACAAAACCCTGGATCAGCGGGTGGCGGTGGTTCCCAAGAGTTCCGACGCCGTCCCCATTGCTGGTACAATCGTCAGCGGCATTGCCGGCCTGATTACCCAAGCCGTCACGGACGATTACAAAGAAGGCTATTTCTTCGGCTCGCAATATCAGTTGTCCGGCACCTGGGGGAATATCGAAGTAACCCCCTTGCACGATCAAGACGGGCTGTTGAAAAAAACCTGGCGCGGCCTGACCGATTTCGGCTGGCTGGATTTCAGCAGCGAATGA
- a CDS encoding carbon-nitrogen hydrolase family protein: MTICAAIQMASGPQVNANLLEAEKQIAEAAKAGARLVALPENFAIMGMNEYDKVQVREADGHGPIQDFLAATAKKYGVWVIGGTMPMAANADNKVRAACLVYDEQGQRVARYDKVHLFDVSVPDTAEEYRESDSVEAGDQPCIVDTPFGRIGIAVCYDLRFPEFFRPMTRKGLDIIVIPSAFTSKTGAAHWEVLLRARAIENLCYVIAPNQGGFHINGRQTYGHSMIVDPWGVVLDCYKTGPGFVSAEVDKNRLVKMRTAFPVLEHRRYFCE, translated from the coding sequence ATGACAATCTGCGCAGCGATTCAGATGGCTTCCGGGCCGCAAGTCAACGCTAACTTGCTGGAAGCCGAAAAACAAATCGCCGAAGCCGCCAAAGCCGGCGCCCGCTTGGTGGCTTTACCGGAAAACTTCGCCATCATGGGCATGAACGAATACGATAAAGTCCAAGTGCGCGAAGCGGACGGCCACGGCCCCATCCAGGATTTTTTGGCCGCCACCGCTAAAAAATACGGGGTCTGGGTCATAGGCGGCACCATGCCGATGGCCGCCAACGCCGACAACAAAGTCCGGGCCGCCTGCTTGGTTTACGACGAGCAAGGCCAACGCGTCGCCCGCTACGACAAAGTACATTTGTTCGACGTCAGCGTGCCGGACACCGCCGAAGAATACCGCGAATCGGATTCGGTCGAAGCCGGCGATCAACCGTGCATAGTCGACACCCCGTTCGGCCGCATCGGCATCGCGGTGTGTTACGACCTGCGTTTTCCGGAATTTTTCCGCCCCATGACCCGCAAAGGCTTGGACATTATCGTCATTCCGTCCGCCTTTACCTCCAAAACCGGCGCGGCCCATTGGGAAGTGCTGCTGAGAGCCAGAGCCATCGAAAACCTCTGTTACGTCATCGCCCCCAACCAGGGCGGTTTCCACATCAACGGCCGGCAAACTTACGGGCACAGCATGATCGTCGATCCCTGGGGCGTCGTGCTGGATTGCTATAAAACCGGACCCGGTTTCGTGTCCGCCGAGGTGGACAAGAACCGGCTGGTCAAGATGCGTACCGCATTTCCGGTACTGGAGCATAGACGCTACTTTTGCGAATAA
- a CDS encoding outer membrane protein assembly factor BamC, producing MRKLLTVGLPALLLGACADTSERYRDTHQLELPPELPIEHTHVQEAVAVDDLKPKATAASSLAGLIELKDDEKSPKLILKTRPDRAWEMVVVALKLCNTEVIDKNREELKLQVRYDPDSACEEQGIWDALMHNDYAEAEYTLKLKEDAYGVNVTAGLSKPDDLEFGEDGSPRLIRLLHKTMDEKIIHREQRKKPEQE from the coding sequence ATGCGTAAACTGTTAACCGTCGGCTTGCCCGCCTTATTGCTGGGCGCTTGCGCCGACACCTCCGAACGCTACCGCGATACCCACCAACTGGAACTGCCGCCGGAACTGCCGATAGAACACACCCACGTGCAAGAAGCCGTCGCGGTCGACGATTTAAAACCTAAAGCAACGGCCGCGTCGTCGCTAGCCGGTCTGATCGAATTAAAAGACGACGAAAAAAGCCCTAAGCTAATCTTGAAAACCCGCCCGGACCGGGCTTGGGAAATGGTGGTGGTGGCACTGAAGCTTTGCAATACCGAAGTAATAGACAAAAACCGCGAAGAGCTTAAACTGCAAGTCCGTTACGACCCGGATAGCGCTTGCGAAGAACAAGGCATTTGGGATGCTTTGATGCATAACGACTATGCCGAGGCCGAATACACGCTGAAGCTGAAAGAAGACGCGTACGGGGTTAACGTCACCGCCGGTTTGAGCAAACCGGACGATCTGGAATTCGGCGAAGACGGCTCGCCCCGGCTGATCCGTCTGCTCCACAAAACCATGGACGAAAAAATCATCCATCGCGAGCAACGGAAAAAACCGGAACAAGAGTGA
- the moaC gene encoding cyclic pyranopterin monophosphate synthase MoaC: MSETSLTHFNAAGEAHMVDVGDKAVTQRAAVCEGYIEMQADTLALIIAGNHKKGDVLGIARIAGIMASKKTADLIPLCHPLPLTHVEVQLQPQPERNRVHCLATVKTNGQTGVEMEGLTAVQVALLTIYDMCKAVDRGMAIQGVRLLEKTGGKSGRWLRGAD, encoded by the coding sequence ATGTCTGAAACAAGCTTGACGCATTTCAACGCGGCCGGCGAGGCCCACATGGTGGATGTCGGCGATAAAGCCGTCACGCAGCGGGCCGCGGTTTGCGAAGGTTACATCGAGATGCAGGCGGATACTCTGGCGCTGATTATCGCAGGCAATCATAAAAAAGGCGACGTCTTAGGCATTGCCCGTATCGCCGGCATCATGGCCAGCAAGAAAACCGCCGATTTGATTCCGCTTTGCCACCCGTTGCCGTTGACCCACGTGGAAGTGCAGCTGCAGCCGCAGCCCGAGCGCAACCGGGTGCATTGTCTGGCGACGGTAAAAACCAACGGTCAAACCGGAGTGGAAATGGAAGGCTTGACCGCGGTTCAGGTAGCTTTGTTGACCATTTACGATATGTGCAAGGCGGTCGACCGCGGCATGGCGATTCAGGGTGTGCGCTTGCTGGAAAAAACCGGCGGCAAATCCGGCCGCTGGCTACGCGGCGCGGACTAG
- a CDS encoding MoaD/ThiS family protein, which produces MPIRVRYFASLKDKVGRSEDELIYATPLSVRDAWRQLHPNLPLPEPLLAAVNMEYVDLDALVQDGDELGFFPPVTGG; this is translated from the coding sequence ATGCCCATTCGAGTCCGCTATTTCGCCAGCCTGAAAGACAAGGTCGGCCGCTCGGAAGACGAGTTGATTTATGCAACGCCGCTCAGCGTGCGCGACGCTTGGCGGCAACTGCACCCGAATCTGCCGTTGCCGGAACCGCTGTTGGCTGCCGTCAACATGGAATACGTCGATTTGGATGCGTTAGTGCAAGACGGCGACGAACTGGGATTTTTCCCGCCGGTAACCGGAGGTTGA
- a CDS encoding molybdenum cofactor biosynthesis protein MoaE, whose protein sequence is MLIELRAEAFDPWREVQAYQANFQDLAGKFGATAVFVGSMRDFNQGDGVSAMSLEYYPGMTEKQLQRIVECAQSRWQLLNSLVLHRIGDVKPQDTLVLVAVWSAHRGDAFDANRYIMEELKSQAPFWKRETLSDGRQRWVEKNSDGYAH, encoded by the coding sequence ATGCTGATCGAACTACGCGCCGAGGCTTTCGACCCATGGCGGGAAGTCCAAGCCTATCAAGCCAACTTCCAGGATTTAGCCGGCAAATTCGGCGCTACCGCCGTGTTCGTCGGCAGCATGCGCGACTTCAACCAAGGCGACGGCGTGTCCGCCATGAGTTTGGAGTATTATCCGGGTATGACCGAAAAACAGCTGCAACGTATTGTTGAATGCGCCCAAAGCCGCTGGCAACTACTGAATAGCTTGGTACTGCACCGGATAGGCGATGTAAAACCGCAAGACACGCTGGTATTAGTCGCCGTCTGGTCGGCGCACCGCGGCGACGCCTTCGACGCCAACCGCTACATCATGGAAGAATTGAAAAGCCAAGCGCCGTTCTGGAAGCGAGAAACCTTAAGCGACGGCCGGCAACGCTGGGTGGAAAAAAACAGCGACGGTTATGCGCATTGA